From one Anopheles bellator chromosome 1, idAnoBellAS_SP24_06.2, whole genome shotgun sequence genomic stretch:
- the LOC131206359 gene encoding kinesin-like protein KIF23, protein MKTMRTKTPLKMVPVRSVVKSRGNSGNGVVKDPVQVYCRLRPLPCESDLTCLRVTDRHTVVLTPPEIAINYKVMNLKETQYIYKRVFDDSVRQHDVYVTVAQPLLEALVRGKNGLLFTYGVTGSGKTYTMTGDLQHRGIMPRCLDALFRSIHECQAEKFTFKSDRLNGFEILTEAEALLERQTEMNAKLLKSSRKRDLDQEVASQASADPPEISGIDEDNIYSVFINYVEVYNNSVYDLLEETSIQKTLQCKMIREDASHNMFVHGVTEVEVKSADEALELFQIGQKRKRMGHTILNAESSRSHSVFTIRLVQAPLDMKGDNVVQDRSAITVSQLSLVDLAGSERTNRTGNTGQRLREAGNINNSLMTLRTCLEILRENQQTCGAKKVPYRDSKITHLFKNYFDGEGQVRMIVCVNPRAEDYDETVQVMKFAEMTQDVQIARPTPIKIDVGLTPGRRKANQLYKQAMSELTERHHLATTDRMDYDLGLVYNLEPFVADMKMGTPESTELTRKLSEVLELRIKKRKLLCDDFDARQNRFRMNLHKLEGENVALRMENASIKGVLQQGKQKIGAMENKITLYESSIDDLNRRNRQLEERLRQLQAQLNQKTQLVSQKELEKERQRKKFNSKIAVESEKMSRELELKLQEQKNKLRHEMRDKEERLRLVSEIVQGGPPVARTRSNSVDSSDQKPESTPNVKSLISAYATPRPSRPGTAASNARHRRSRSTGERWLEHRSANPVPLGTILQPYYTNSKSVTKLNDKDVVNQKNTKYCLISQDADTEGELETKLYKGDVIPTSGGGAQVVFKDVECLKQYSPTKTPPNPNRKRSSTFITPSAPPLSEVQTTSARCNSAIEGHSGGLSNKRSKH, encoded by the exons atgaagacgAT GCGCACGAAGACGCCGCTCAAGATGGTGCCGGTGCGGTCGGTGGTCAAAAGCCGTGGAAATTCTGGCAACGGCGTGGTAAAAGACCCGGTGCAAGTCTACTGTCGGCTACGGCCGTTGCCTTGCGAGTCCGATCTTACCTGTTTGCGCGTTACGGACCGGCATACGGTCGTTTTGACGCCTCCGGAAATTGCCATTAACTACAAGGTGATGAACCTGAAGGAAACGCAGTATATCTACAAGCGCGTGTTCGATGACTCGGTCCGGCAGCACGACGTGTATGTGACCGTGGCGCAGCCGCTGCTGGAAGCGTTGGTGCGCGGCAAGAATGGTCTACTGTTCACGTACGGTGTCACAGGGAGCGGCAAAACGTACACCATGACCGGGGACCTTCAGCACCGCGGGATTATGCCGCGCTGTTTGGACGCTCTGTTTCGCTCGATACACGAGTGTCAGGCGGAGAAGTTCACCTTTAAATCGGATCGCTTGAATGGGTTCGAAATTctaaccgaagccgaagcacTGCTCGAACGGCAGACGGAAATGAACGCCAAACTGCTGAAAAGTTCGCGAAAGCGAGACCTGGACCAGGAGGTGGCCTCACAGGCGTCAGCGGATCCACCGGAAATTAGCGGCATCGATGAGGACAACATCTACTCAGTATTTATCAACTACGTGGAAGTGTACAACAACAGTGTCTACGATTTGCTGGAAGAAACTTCGATTCAAAA gacaCTGCAGTGCAAAATGATTCGTGAAGACGCGAGCCACAACATGTTTGTGCACGGCGTCACGGAGGTAGAGGTTAAGTCAGCCGATGAAGCACTGGAACTGTTCCAGATCGGTCAAAAACGTAAGCGGATGGGCCACACCATACTGAATGCCGAGTCGAGTCGCTCGCATTCCGTGTTCACCATTCGGCTGGTGCAGGCTCCGCTCGATATGAAGGGGGACAACGTGGTACAGGACCGGAGCGCAATCACCGTCAGCCAGCTGTCGTTGGTCGATCTGGCCGGCAGTGAGCGCACAAATCGGACCGGCAACACCGGGCAACGGTTGCGCGAGGCgggcaacatcaacaacagctTGATGACGCTGCGCACGTGTTTGGAGATTTTGCGCGAGAACCAACAGACGTGCGGCGCCAAGAAGGTTCCGTATCGCGATTCGAAGATAACGCACCTGTTTAAAAACTACTTCGACGGCGAGGGCCAGGTGCGGATGATCGTGTGCGTTAATCCGAGGGCGGAAGACTACGACGAGACGGTTCAGGTGATGAAGTTTGCTGAAATGACGCAGGACGTGCAGATAGCACGACCGACGCCCATAAAGATCGACGTAGGGCTCACACCCGGCCGCCGTAAGGCAAACCAACTGTACAAGCAAGCTATGAGTGAGCTTACGGAGAGGCACCATCTGGCGACCACCGATCGTATGGATTACGATTTAGGGCTGGTCTACAACCTGGAACCGTTTGTGGCTGACATGAAGATGGGCACGCCGGAGAGCACGGAACTAACGCGCAAGCTGTCGGAAGTGCTAGAGCTGCGCATCAAAAAGCGGAAACTGCTCTGTGATGACTTTGACGCGCGCCAGAACCGTTTCCGGATGAATCTGCACAAGCTGGAGGGCGAAAATGTGGCCCTCCGTATGGAGAATGCTTCCATCAAAGGTGTGCTGCAACAGGGCAAGCAGAAGATCGGTGCGATGGAGAACAAGATCACGCTGTACGAAAGTTCGATCGACGATTTGAACCGTCGCAATCGGCAGCTAGAGGAACGGCTACGCCAGCTGCAGGCACAGCTGAACCAGAAGACCCAGCTGGTGAGCCAGAAAGAGTTGGAAAAGGAACGTCAGCGAAAGAAGTTTAACTCGAAGATTGCTGTCGAGTCGGAGAAAATGAGCCGCGAGCTGGAGTTGAAGCTGCAGGAACAGAAGAATAAACTGCGGCACGAGATGCGTGACAAAGAGGAGCGGCTTCGACTGGTTTCGGAGATCGTTCAGGGCGGGCCGCCGGTTGCGCGGACCAGATCGAACAGTGTCGACAGCAGCGACCAAAAGCCGGAATCAACGCCGAACGTAAAATCGTTGATCTCTGCCTATGCAACGCCGAGACCTTCACGG CCCGGAACGGCGGCATCGAATGCGCGACACCGTCGGTCCCGATCGACGGGTGAACGATGGTTGGAGCACCGTTCCGCTAATCCAGTGCCCCTCGGTACGATCCTGCAGCCGTACTACACGAACTCGAAGTCCGTCACAAAACTGAACGACAAGGATGTGGTAAATCAGAAGAACACCAAGTACTGTCTGATTTCACAGGACGCCGATACGGAGGGCGAGCTGGAAACGAAGCTGTACAAAGGCGACGTCATTCCGACCAGTGGCGGGGGGGCACAGGTGGTGTTTAAGgatgttgaatgtttgaagCAGTATTCGCCCACGAAAACgccacccaacccaaaccgGAAGCGCTCCAGCACGTTCATTACACCGAGTGCACCGCCACTAAGCGAGGTACAAACGACGAGCGCAAGGTGTAACAGCGCCATCGAGGGGCACTCCGGGGGACTGTCCAATAAGCGATCGAAGCACTAG
- the LOC131206367 gene encoding THUMP domain-containing protein 1 homolog → MSDSKRIKLNTPGKGNGHNRQKKGNFAKRNFYARNDRFMQPGQRGFLVTCNGRVHDCTRDSYRILNEYADLLYGPAAAPAEPTDAANEKTGEESEEDISVTLQKETEAAGKTKTKEMRFQQVDSGATNCLFIRTTLKEPTELALRVLKDLSDSKKPKSRFILRMVPIEAVCRANLRDLIDTVGGLCDRHFLKEPKTYAIIFNHRLNNELSRDDVIRELAQLITSKNVGNKANLSNPDLAVIVEVIKGLCCIGILPEYYQLRKYNLAEVVTQPQALPKPSSSAAAENTEPTTGTTSSETVQ, encoded by the coding sequence ATGTCGGATTCGAAAAGAATTAAGTTGAATACGCCTGGAAAAGGCAACGGCCACAACAGGCAGAAGAAAGGTAACTTCGCGAAACGTAACTTTTACGCCAGAAACGATCGCTTCATGCAACCGGGCCAACGTGGATTCCTGGTAACGTGCAACGGTCGGGTGCATGATTGCACCCGGGACAGCTACCGCATCCTGAACGAATACGCAGATCTACTGTACGGCCCTGCGGCGGCGCCagcggaaccgaccgacgcggCCAATGAAAAGacgggcgaagaaagcgaggAAGACATTTCAGTAACGTTGCagaaggaaacggaagcggccgggaaaacgaaaacgaaagagatGCGCTTTCAGCAGGTCGACAGCGGCGCCACAAACTGTCTTTTCATACGAACGACTCTAAAGGAACCGACCGAGTTGGCACTTCGAGTGCTGAAAGATTTGAGCGACAGCAAAAAACCAAAGTCTCGCTTCATCCTTCGCATGGTACCCATCGAGGCAGTTTGTCGGGCCAACCTGCGCGACTTGATCGACACCGTCGGCGGCCTGTGCGATCGACATTTTCTGAAGGAACCGAAAACCTACGCCATCATTTTCAACCATCGGCTAAACAATGAACTTTCGCGAGACGACGTCATTCGCGAACTGGCCCAGCTAATCACGTCGAAGAATGTCGGCAATAAGGCGAACCTGAGCAATCCGGACCTGGCCGTGATAGTCGAGGTAATCAAGGGCCTTTGCTGCATCGGCATTCTGCCGGAATACTATCAGCTGCGAAAGTACAATTTGGCAGAAGTCGTGACACAGCCCCAAGCGCTCCCGAAGCCTTCGTCATCCGCTGCCGCAGAAAATACAGAACCCACCACAGGCACCACTTCCAGTGAAACAGTTCAGTAG